In a genomic window of Pseudoalteromonas ulvae UL12:
- the rluB gene encoding 23S rRNA pseudouridine(2605) synthase RluB has protein sequence MSEKLQKVLARAGKGSRREIEKFIEANRVSVDGKVARLGDRVEPNQSIRLDGHTVKIEEPEERICRVLMYHKPEGELCTRKDPEGRPTVFDRLMRLDDDRWIAVGRLDVNTSGLLLFTNDGELANRLMHPKYEVEREYAVRVFGEVTTQTLKTLTTGVELEDGPAKFLKIKPHGGEGINKWFNVILTEGRNREVRRLWQSQDVEVSRLIRVRYGDLELGKRMPQGGWEELNLTEVNYLRKLVDLGRETETKLSVIPEKRKDKRAKISRIRKAVKKHKQRTPVKKRT, from the coding sequence ATGAGTGAAAAACTGCAAAAAGTATTAGCCCGAGCCGGTAAAGGCTCTCGCCGTGAGATAGAAAAGTTTATCGAAGCTAATCGCGTGAGTGTCGATGGTAAAGTGGCACGTCTAGGGGATAGGGTTGAGCCTAATCAATCCATCCGCCTCGATGGCCATACGGTTAAAATAGAAGAACCAGAAGAGCGAATTTGTCGTGTATTAATGTACCACAAACCAGAAGGTGAGCTGTGTACTCGCAAAGATCCTGAAGGACGCCCGACTGTATTTGATCGTCTTATGCGTTTAGATGATGACCGCTGGATTGCGGTGGGTCGACTTGATGTCAATACATCGGGTTTATTATTGTTTACTAATGATGGTGAGCTTGCGAACCGTTTAATGCACCCAAAATATGAAGTTGAGCGTGAGTATGCGGTACGTGTTTTTGGTGAAGTTACAACACAAACACTCAAAACCTTAACAACAGGTGTTGAGCTTGAGGATGGCCCTGCTAAGTTTCTAAAAATTAAGCCTCATGGTGGCGAAGGCATTAATAAGTGGTTTAATGTCATTTTAACTGAAGGCCGTAATCGTGAAGTAAGACGTTTATGGCAGTCTCAAGATGTAGAAGTGTCGCGTTTGATTCGTGTTCGCTATGGCGATCTTGAGTTAGGCAAACGCATGCCTCAAGGTGGTTGGGAAGAGCTAAACTTAACGGAAGTGAATTACCTACGTAAATTAGTTGATTTAGGGCGTGAAACAGAAACTAAGTTATCTGTCATTCCTGAAAAACGTAAAGACAAACGCGCGAAAATTTCACGCATTCGTAAAGCGGTTAAAAAACATAAACAACGCACGCCAGTGAAAAAACGGACTTAA
- a CDS encoding YciK family oxidoreductase — protein sequence MQNEQKHPLELQNKVILITGAGDGIGRVAALEYAKAGATVILLGKTVKKLECVYDEIVEAGGPQPAIVPLDMKGATKQHYRDLAATIENQFGRLDGLLNNAGILGSLGPLEHFCVSTFENIMKVNVTAQAVLTKYMFPILRKSDNASIIFTSSGVGREGREFWGAYAISKFAVEGMMQTWSKEVTKTNIRINCINPGATQTSMRAAAYPGEDRSKLAKAIDLMPTYMYLMSDRSIGVNGQSIDAQQK from the coding sequence ATGCAAAACGAGCAAAAACATCCCCTAGAACTTCAAAATAAAGTTATTTTAATTACTGGTGCTGGTGACGGGATCGGCCGTGTTGCTGCGCTGGAGTATGCGAAGGCTGGCGCAACCGTTATCTTGTTAGGTAAAACGGTCAAAAAACTTGAATGTGTCTATGATGAAATTGTTGAAGCTGGCGGTCCACAACCCGCAATTGTGCCATTAGATATGAAAGGTGCGACTAAACAGCATTACCGCGATTTAGCAGCCACAATCGAAAATCAATTCGGCCGCTTAGATGGCTTGTTAAATAATGCCGGTATTTTGGGTTCATTAGGTCCACTTGAGCACTTTTGTGTCTCTACGTTCGAAAACATCATGAAAGTGAATGTGACCGCACAGGCTGTTTTAACAAAATATATGTTTCCTATTTTGCGTAAATCAGACAATGCTTCAATTATTTTTACTTCTTCAGGTGTTGGTCGTGAAGGCCGTGAATTTTGGGGCGCCTATGCTATTTCAAAATTTGCTGTTGAAGGGATGATGCAAACGTGGTCAAAAGAAGTGACCAAAACCAATATCAGAATAAACTGTATTAACCCAGGTGCAACTCAAACAAGTATGCGTGCAGCGGCCTATCCGGGTGAAGATCGTAGCAAATTAGCCAAAGCGATTGATTTAATGCCTACCTACATGTATTTGATGAGCGATCGTTCGATTGGGGTAAATGGCCAATCAATCGATGCACAGCAAAAATAA
- the scpB gene encoding SMC-Scp complex subunit ScpB yields the protein MSHSPISDQQLTQLIEASIFVAGKPVTIEMLKSSVLEEFNVSKKRIKQCLDEITLHYSDRGICLVNVASGYRFESHASLAPWLGKLWPDKAPKYSRALLETLSLIAYRQPITRGEIEQVRGVTVSSQIMKQLQDRQWIDIVGHKEVPGRPALYATTKQFLDYFSLAGLEQLPPLPQLQESKIDQLLRDPSVSELSK from the coding sequence ATGAGCCATTCCCCGATTTCTGATCAACAATTAACACAACTAATTGAAGCTAGTATTTTTGTGGCAGGAAAGCCTGTCACGATTGAAATGCTGAAGTCATCAGTACTCGAAGAGTTTAATGTGTCCAAAAAGCGGATTAAACAGTGCCTTGATGAAATAACGCTACACTATAGTGACCGTGGTATATGCTTAGTGAATGTAGCATCGGGTTATCGATTTGAGAGTCATGCGAGTTTGGCTCCTTGGTTAGGGAAATTATGGCCTGATAAGGCGCCTAAGTATTCTCGGGCGTTATTGGAAACCTTATCGTTAATTGCTTATCGCCAGCCGATTACTCGAGGTGAAATAGAACAAGTACGTGGCGTGACCGTCAGTAGCCAGATTATGAAACAGCTACAAGACAGACAATGGATTGATATTGTTGGACATAAAGAGGTGCCGGGGCGTCCAGCGTTGTATGCAACAACAAAACAATTTTTAGATTATTTTTCGTTAGCTGGTTTAGAGCAACTGCCGCCGTTACCGCAGTTGCAAGAAAGTAAAATAGATCAGCTTTTAAGAGACCCTTCAGTGAGTGAACTGTCCAAATGA
- a CDS encoding dicarboxylate/amino acid:cation symporter — protein sequence MTRRTSLSLTSRIMIGMVFGILLGSVLKFIIGDAGERYISLGLFDLAIKGFFVDGLFHIGGAIFIASLKMLVVPLVFISLVCGTCNLSDPAKLGRLGGKSIALYLLTTAIAITVAISLALFFSPGDGVAIPTDATFDNKSAPSLVQVIINMFPTNPISAMANGNMLQVIVFSLLFGIALALSGEPGKRLGLIFDDLNVIILKLVTLLMNVAPIGVFCLMAKLFTTIEVGVILSLGKYFLVVLFALIIHAFINYSILLKLLANLSPLTFLMKMKDAALFAFSTSSSSATMPITLETATKKLGAKNSVASFTVPLGATINMDGTAIMQGVATVFIAQVFAVDLSISDYLMVILTATLASVGTAGVPGVGLIMLAMVLNQVGLPVEGIAIIMGVDRLLDMTRTAVNVTGDCMVTCVVAKSEGEFDQNIFNDMNAAKELEEINFKK from the coding sequence ATGACTAGAAGAACCTCTCTCAGTCTTACGAGCCGCATCATGATCGGTATGGTGTTTGGCATATTGTTAGGCTCTGTCCTCAAATTTATTATTGGGGATGCTGGCGAACGATATATTTCACTTGGCTTATTCGACTTAGCGATAAAAGGCTTTTTTGTTGATGGCCTATTTCATATTGGTGGGGCCATTTTTATAGCTAGCTTAAAAATGCTGGTTGTCCCTTTGGTCTTTATTTCTTTAGTTTGTGGTACTTGCAACTTAAGTGATCCAGCCAAGCTTGGGCGCTTAGGCGGAAAATCCATCGCACTGTATTTATTAACCACTGCGATTGCGATAACGGTAGCGATTAGCTTAGCGTTATTTTTCAGCCCAGGTGACGGTGTCGCGATTCCAACTGATGCGACCTTTGACAATAAAAGTGCCCCTAGTCTAGTCCAAGTAATTATTAACATGTTTCCGACTAATCCAATTAGCGCCATGGCTAATGGAAACATGCTACAAGTCATTGTATTTTCATTACTATTCGGTATTGCACTGGCACTAAGTGGTGAACCAGGAAAGCGTTTAGGACTCATTTTTGATGACTTAAATGTTATTATTTTAAAGCTGGTGACCTTGCTAATGAATGTCGCTCCTATTGGTGTCTTTTGTTTAATGGCTAAACTTTTCACGACCATAGAAGTGGGCGTCATTTTAAGTCTTGGTAAATATTTCCTTGTTGTGTTGTTTGCATTGATAATTCATGCCTTTATAAATTACAGCATATTATTAAAACTACTTGCGAACCTGAGCCCCCTAACATTCTTGATGAAGATGAAAGATGCAGCGCTGTTTGCATTTAGCACTTCAAGTTCCAGCGCAACCATGCCAATCACGCTAGAAACAGCGACTAAGAAACTTGGCGCAAAAAACAGTGTGGCTTCATTTACTGTCCCACTTGGCGCGACTATTAACATGGATGGTACAGCCATCATGCAAGGTGTTGCGACTGTCTTTATCGCGCAAGTCTTTGCTGTAGATTTAAGTATCTCAGATTATTTAATGGTGATACTGACTGCCACACTTGCGTCTGTGGGAACTGCGGGTGTTCCCGGTGTAGGTTTAATTATGCTGGCAATGGTACTCAATCAAGTTGGCTTACCTGTAGAAGGGATTGCAATTATCATGGGCGTTGACCGACTGCTTGACATGACGCGTACGGCTGTCAATGTCACTGGCGATTGTATGGTAACGTGTGTAGTCGCAAAATCGGAGGGTGAATTTGACCAAAACATCTTTAATGATATGAATGCAGCAAAAGAACTCGAAGAAATTAATTTTAAAAAATAA
- the sohB gene encoding protease SohB, whose amino-acid sequence MEFLYQYGLFFAKTITFLIAAAILMVLFTSAAHKPKSKKGEIQLEDVSAELDKLKAEFLANTLKKDELKKWKKAQKKAEKLLDKETDKKLYVIDFKGSIDAHEVEQLREEITAILTIARPEKDQVLVRLESGGGVVHGYGLAASQLQRIKNAKVELTICVDKVAASGGYMMACVADKLVAAPFSIIGSIGVIAQIPNFHKILKKNDVDFEQITAGEFKRTLTLFGENTDQARDKFRDEIQQTHELFKTFVSNERPNLNMSEVATGEHWFATQAFDKGLVDKIATSDDILLEANKERQIFKVQFTMKKSMTEKLGIGLSLSLEKAVIKFMSAMNVIKPH is encoded by the coding sequence TTGGAATTTTTATATCAATATGGCTTATTTTTTGCCAAAACAATCACTTTCTTAATTGCTGCCGCTATTCTCATGGTCCTTTTTACTAGTGCTGCTCATAAACCGAAAAGCAAAAAAGGTGAAATTCAACTTGAAGATGTGTCAGCTGAACTTGATAAACTCAAAGCTGAATTTTTAGCAAATACGCTGAAAAAAGATGAATTAAAAAAATGGAAAAAAGCTCAGAAAAAAGCAGAAAAATTGTTAGATAAAGAAACAGATAAAAAACTGTATGTAATTGACTTTAAAGGGAGTATAGATGCACATGAAGTTGAACAACTCCGAGAGGAAATAACGGCCATTTTGACCATAGCACGACCTGAGAAAGATCAAGTATTGGTTCGCCTTGAAAGTGGCGGTGGAGTGGTGCATGGATATGGTTTAGCAGCCTCTCAATTACAACGAATTAAAAATGCCAAGGTTGAGTTGACTATTTGTGTTGATAAAGTGGCGGCTAGTGGAGGCTATATGATGGCGTGTGTCGCTGATAAATTAGTCGCAGCCCCTTTTTCAATTATTGGTTCTATCGGTGTTATTGCACAAATCCCTAACTTTCATAAAATTTTAAAGAAGAATGATGTTGATTTTGAGCAAATAACTGCGGGGGAGTTTAAGCGCACATTAACGTTATTTGGTGAAAATACCGATCAAGCGAGAGATAAATTTCGTGATGAGATACAACAAACTCATGAATTATTTAAAACATTCGTAAGTAACGAACGCCCTAATTTGAATATGTCTGAAGTTGCTACAGGAGAACATTGGTTTGCAACGCAGGCGTTTGATAAAGGGCTAGTTGATAAAATCGCAACAAGCGATGATATATTGCTTGAAGCCAATAAAGAGCGTCAGATTTTCAAAGTGCAATTTACGATGAAAAAATCGATGACAGAAAAACTAGGGATTGGATTAAGTTTATCGCTCGAAAAAGCAGTGATAAAATTCATGTCAGCAATGAATGTAATAAAACCTCATTAA
- a CDS encoding Ig-like domain-containing protein: protein MPLIRLLCITLFSLALAACGGGGSLETETGSNDNYKLVVTMTSFDSGEGISTVSKDIPGKLVATLTKNGQPDTNKLISFTLDGEIGVLDPTAGTAQTNSSGEAQIKLRAGSVAGAGTVTASFSVPGGSNLTVEHVFTSQGDEGDTGGDGDVTISLSVSSTTVSAANPIIVSAALTKDGAVVSNKKVTFTSSLGALSPSSGTVLTDAEGVARLNLTAGNVKGAGTVTATLDSGESESLDFQTQGDDTGVVGDINITMQLVDLDGNEITNIAASKPGRVIATVNGITAPVIVTFESTVGEIPIKTAITDANHRATVDIIAGSLLGAGTITASIETGETGKKLFVVGSSTVIMGSGDPLVEGKAEISLAQISAGGTTVVSVRIVDDQGNLFSEPVDVNFSSSCATLSTPTAKLSTPITTSNGIANSTYLAKGCVGDDPINVTANAGGINLSATGVVNVLPANVGSIEFISASPEKIALLGTGALGGSESSTVIFRVLDTNGNPVNNQVVDFSLNTDLGGITIIPTSGTTDSQGLVQTVVNSGTIATSVRVTAIINGSNPVISSQSSVLVVSTGIPDQDSFSLSASVLNPEGWDIDGNQVEITARLADAFNNPVPDGTAVTFTTEGGSIEPSCTTDNGVCSVKWTSQFPRPEGVKLFNQEGVVVRKPTNFEKFYGQKYGGRATITATAIGEESFPDLNGNGRFDATEMNAFLGTNISGKPYDLKEAFVDHNEDGLYNPSEGGDVNNSGALEEFVDFNNDGLFTAKDNKYNGVLCSIPAHEGCSEQKSLNVRRSLVLVMSGSTGFSTVGDAKPLVMTGENTDSTSFIIADLHNQPMPAGTVISSVATVGSVVAGGEYTWPSTNFNGGFAFSVSVKGEKEPKSGSLIISATTPSGFSTALGSIPITIN from the coding sequence ATGCCTTTAATACGCTTACTCTGTATTACGCTGTTCAGTTTAGCGCTCGCAGCCTGCGGTGGCGGTGGAAGCCTTGAAACCGAAACAGGTTCAAACGATAACTATAAACTTGTGGTAACCATGACCAGTTTTGACTCAGGGGAAGGCATTTCGACAGTGTCTAAGGACATCCCTGGTAAATTGGTCGCGACATTGACTAAAAATGGTCAACCAGACACCAATAAATTAATTTCTTTTACACTCGATGGCGAGATTGGTGTATTGGATCCTACGGCAGGGACTGCGCAAACAAATTCGTCAGGTGAAGCACAAATCAAATTACGTGCGGGTAGTGTTGCTGGTGCAGGTACGGTGACGGCCTCATTTTCTGTACCAGGTGGTTCAAACTTAACGGTTGAGCATGTATTTACAAGTCAAGGTGATGAGGGTGATACCGGTGGGGATGGTGATGTAACTATTTCTTTGTCTGTGTCATCAACCACAGTGTCAGCGGCTAACCCTATCATCGTTTCAGCGGCATTGACTAAGGATGGGGCTGTAGTAAGTAATAAGAAAGTGACATTCACTTCTTCATTAGGTGCATTATCCCCTTCATCAGGTACGGTTTTGACAGATGCAGAAGGGGTCGCACGACTTAATTTAACCGCTGGTAATGTTAAAGGTGCGGGCACAGTTACGGCGACGTTAGATTCAGGTGAATCTGAATCTCTCGACTTTCAAACACAAGGTGACGACACGGGTGTAGTCGGTGATATCAATATCACTATGCAGTTAGTAGACCTCGATGGAAATGAAATTACCAATATTGCGGCATCTAAGCCTGGGCGTGTGATTGCAACTGTCAATGGTATTACAGCGCCTGTTATCGTGACCTTTGAATCTACTGTTGGTGAAATACCAATTAAAACGGCGATTACTGATGCAAATCATCGAGCGACAGTTGATATAATTGCCGGCTCATTATTAGGTGCTGGTACTATTACAGCATCTATAGAGACAGGCGAAACCGGTAAAAAACTTTTTGTAGTGGGCTCTTCAACCGTCATTATGGGATCTGGTGATCCACTAGTAGAGGGTAAGGCGGAGATTAGCTTAGCGCAGATTTCAGCAGGTGGTACAACGGTTGTGTCTGTTAGAATTGTTGATGATCAAGGTAATTTATTTAGCGAGCCGGTTGATGTCAACTTTAGTTCAAGTTGCGCCACATTAAGCACTCCGACGGCTAAACTCAGTACTCCAATTACAACGTCAAATGGTATCGCGAATAGTACTTACCTTGCCAAGGGCTGTGTCGGTGATGATCCGATTAATGTCACTGCAAACGCTGGTGGTATCAATTTATCCGCAACAGGTGTTGTGAATGTCTTACCTGCAAATGTAGGCAGTATCGAGTTTATTTCAGCTTCACCAGAAAAGATTGCTTTGCTTGGCACTGGCGCCTTGGGTGGGTCTGAAAGCTCAACGGTTATCTTTAGAGTGCTTGATACCAACGGTAACCCTGTCAATAATCAAGTTGTGGACTTTTCACTTAATACAGATTTAGGTGGTATCACGATTATTCCAACAAGTGGTACAACTGATAGTCAGGGTCTTGTTCAAACCGTGGTTAACTCAGGTACTATCGCAACTTCTGTGCGAGTGACTGCGATTATTAATGGCTCAAATCCTGTCATTAGTTCTCAATCAAGTGTGTTGGTGGTTTCAACAGGCATCCCAGATCAAGACAGTTTCAGTTTATCCGCATCAGTCCTTAATCCTGAAGGCTGGGATATTGATGGTAATCAGGTGGAAATTACCGCTCGATTAGCTGATGCGTTTAATAACCCGGTTCCGGATGGAACTGCAGTAACCTTTACAACTGAAGGTGGTTCAATCGAACCTTCTTGTACAACAGATAATGGTGTGTGCTCTGTTAAGTGGACCAGTCAATTTCCAAGGCCCGAAGGCGTAAAGCTATTTAATCAAGAAGGTGTAGTTGTTAGAAAACCAACGAATTTTGAGAAATTCTATGGTCAAAAATATGGTGGCCGTGCGACGATTACAGCTACGGCTATCGGTGAAGAATCGTTCCCTGATTTAAATGGTAACGGTCGTTTTGACGCAACTGAAATGAATGCTTTTTTAGGCACTAACATAAGCGGTAAACCTTATGATCTCAAAGAGGCATTTGTTGATCATAATGAAGATGGCTTATATAACCCATCGGAAGGTGGTGATGTTAACAATAGTGGTGCATTAGAAGAGTTTGTTGACTTTAACAATGACGGTTTATTTACAGCTAAAGACAACAAATATAACGGTGTATTGTGCTCTATCCCTGCTCATGAAGGTTGTTCAGAACAAAAATCATTGAATGTACGCAGAAGTCTAGTATTAGTGATGTCTGGAAGTACTGGCTTTAGTACAGTTGGTGATGCCAAGCCTTTAGTGATGACAGGTGAAAACACTGATAGTACTTCTTTTATTATTGCTGATTTGCATAATCAACCTATGCCTGCAGGGACTGTAATCTCGTCAGTCGCCACGGTAGGCTCGGTTGTTGCTGGCGGGGAGTATACCTGGCCAAGTACCAATTTTAATGGTGGCTTTGCGTTTTCTGTGTCAGTGAAAGGTGAAAAAGAACCTAAATCAGGTAGCTTGATTATATCTGCTACGACCCCTTCAGGATTTTCAACTGCATTAGGTAGTATTCCAATTACAATAAATTAA
- a CDS encoding segregation and condensation protein A, with product MSNPVQSVLPLAFLHGEAFTQRPQDLYIPPDALEVALEAFEGPLDLLLYLIKRHKLDILELSIHSITCQYVQYVELMKEFKLELAAEYLVMAALLAQIKSRLLLPVHEELAGEEEDPRAELVRRLQEYEQFKKAAEGLDDIPRLDRDVFVVELPTPIKDKPDALLPDVNIKELLVALTDVMARAQIFTHHQISAEVLSTRERMSQILSVLSQQDDFVEFALLFDLQEGRSGVVVTFIALLELIKEGLIECVQPTFDAQLYLRLKGAEPQ from the coding sequence ATGAGTAATCCAGTTCAAAGTGTGTTACCGCTGGCTTTTTTGCATGGTGAGGCGTTTACTCAGCGACCGCAAGATCTCTATATTCCACCCGATGCACTTGAGGTGGCTTTGGAAGCTTTTGAAGGCCCGCTTGATTTATTGTTGTATCTGATAAAGCGCCATAAACTTGATATTCTTGAATTATCTATTCATTCGATTACTTGTCAGTATGTTCAATATGTCGAGTTAATGAAAGAGTTTAAGCTTGAATTAGCTGCTGAGTATCTTGTGATGGCTGCGTTATTGGCGCAGATCAAATCTCGACTTTTATTACCAGTACATGAAGAGCTAGCGGGCGAGGAAGAAGATCCTAGAGCAGAACTGGTCCGGCGGTTACAAGAGTACGAGCAATTCAAAAAAGCAGCTGAAGGATTAGATGATATTCCACGTTTAGATCGAGATGTGTTTGTTGTCGAGCTGCCAACGCCAATTAAAGATAAACCAGACGCGCTGTTACCTGATGTAAATATCAAAGAATTGCTGGTGGCATTAACAGATGTAATGGCCAGAGCGCAGATCTTTACACATCATCAAATAAGTGCCGAAGTACTCTCAACCCGAGAGCGAATGAGCCAGATTTTATCTGTATTATCTCAGCAAGACGATTTTGTAGAATTCGCTTTGCTCTTTGATTTACAAGAAGGCCGTAGCGGGGTGGTTGTCACCTTTATTGCTTTGCTGGAACTAATCAAAGAAGGATTAATTGAGTGTGTACAGCCAACGTTTGATGCTCAACTATATTTACGTTTGAAAGGTGCTGAGCCTCAATAG
- a CDS encoding VolA/Pla-1 family phospholipase: protein MKKVLLSLAITAALTGCGGGESLEDIKNKEITVIPASTVAFDPSNGVVSVPNDLLFGGTKDGTLNMPGEAAEQINYADPQTALGALDGWSTQTPYVIDLIFPANVSLDQTSVVTPDSVRIFEVIMGASLVDQDCSTVPAGLGCKLVGELTYGVDFATKPVGDSIAIIPLRPFKPGSSYINVLTTGVKDSEGRSVKPSSTYSLVKQDINTLPLVTPAQKQLQTAINSYENVITSSGMITKEEIIFSGAMTMQSVGTALSTAKKLMAANLQLNPAALPRVAINTDAPVISVADIFASLGMTDINPLFSAVKYQKGTIALPIYNKMPQGTGMEALAQSTWQGLCDNAVTVAGYKALAGAAYPVDPVSEADGLCFALSEGRLRDLGLDPQKHLTKYNSVPKVQYLENTEVQFTTPDSDLSLINYVRSTQGLPAIAMPESGWPVVILQHGITRQKEDMLAVTAALTLQGFATIAIDHPMHGTRGIDVDADGQDDFNATTKSVLHYMNLTSLLVARDNLRQSAADLLALRLGLNFINVPNINSQDVSYVGQSLGSVVAPMFMTQANQSLGNPMVDAMFKVSSASLSSGGGGVASFLLESQEFGPFIQASVLTAAGTDESAEFLAFVQSVPANCVAYAADPEAFVTCSYGEFMASLQQAGEVEKIANIQAAFTQFTFAAQTVLDGADSTNYAAALQVTGTPVHISLVVGDGMDNKMDTVIPPYTMNNPLASTIPFAAMAGLSVATETQMTAEPMSYVTKFIKGHHGSLLTPATRDGAGATAEESARANAEMQLQMATFLASRGRMLVVGDSSLLTQ, encoded by the coding sequence ATGAAGAAAGTGCTACTCTCACTCGCAATTACCGCTGCATTAACAGGTTGTGGTGGAGGCGAAAGCCTCGAAGATATCAAAAATAAAGAGATCACAGTGATCCCTGCCTCAACAGTTGCCTTTGATCCGTCAAATGGCGTTGTGTCTGTGCCAAATGATTTACTTTTTGGTGGCACAAAAGATGGCACACTTAATATGCCAGGCGAAGCGGCTGAGCAAATTAATTATGCTGACCCACAAACCGCATTAGGGGCACTCGATGGTTGGTCTACACAAACCCCGTATGTAATTGACTTAATTTTCCCTGCCAACGTGTCATTGGATCAAACTTCTGTTGTGACGCCTGATTCAGTACGAATTTTTGAAGTGATAATGGGCGCAAGTTTAGTTGACCAAGATTGCTCAACTGTGCCTGCGGGATTAGGTTGTAAATTGGTTGGTGAATTAACCTATGGTGTAGATTTTGCGACTAAACCTGTTGGTGATAGCATCGCAATTATCCCGTTAAGACCTTTTAAGCCGGGTTCATCATACATTAATGTTTTGACTACGGGTGTTAAAGACAGTGAAGGTCGTTCTGTTAAGCCGTCTTCGACCTATAGTTTAGTTAAACAAGATATCAATACCCTTCCACTCGTTACTCCTGCGCAAAAACAACTTCAAACAGCGATAAACAGCTATGAAAATGTTATTACATCGAGTGGAATGATTACTAAAGAAGAGATTATCTTTTCTGGTGCGATGACAATGCAATCAGTAGGGACAGCACTGTCTACCGCTAAGAAATTAATGGCGGCTAATTTGCAGCTGAATCCTGCAGCACTTCCGCGCGTGGCAATCAATACAGATGCACCTGTAATAAGTGTTGCAGACATTTTTGCTAGTTTAGGTATGACGGATATTAATCCGTTATTTAGTGCGGTTAAGTATCAAAAAGGTACGATAGCTTTGCCTATCTACAATAAAATGCCTCAAGGTACAGGGATGGAAGCGTTAGCGCAAAGTACATGGCAAGGTTTATGTGACAATGCAGTCACTGTTGCCGGCTATAAAGCACTTGCTGGAGCTGCGTATCCAGTTGATCCGGTTAGTGAAGCTGATGGCCTATGTTTTGCGTTAAGCGAAGGGAGACTTCGTGATTTGGGACTTGATCCACAAAAGCACTTAACTAAATATAATTCTGTACCAAAAGTTCAATATTTAGAAAATACAGAAGTGCAATTCACGACTCCTGATAGTGACTTATCATTAATTAACTATGTACGTTCAACACAAGGTTTGCCAGCTATCGCGATGCCTGAAAGTGGCTGGCCTGTGGTGATTTTACAACATGGTATTACTCGTCAAAAAGAAGATATGCTTGCAGTGACTGCGGCCTTAACATTACAAGGCTTTGCAACTATTGCCATTGATCACCCAATGCATGGCACACGTGGTATAGATGTTGATGCTGATGGCCAAGATGACTTTAATGCCACCACAAAATCAGTTCTTCATTATATGAACTTGACTTCGCTATTGGTTGCACGTGATAACCTTCGCCAATCTGCAGCCGACTTATTGGCTTTGCGTTTAGGGTTGAATTTCATTAATGTGCCAAACATTAACAGTCAAGATGTCAGCTATGTGGGGCAATCATTAGGCTCTGTGGTCGCTCCAATGTTTATGACTCAAGCTAATCAATCACTTGGAAATCCAATGGTTGATGCAATGTTCAAAGTATCAAGTGCGTCTCTATCAAGTGGCGGCGGTGGTGTAGCAAGTTTCTTACTTGAATCACAAGAGTTTGGTCCATTTATACAAGCCTCGGTATTAACTGCTGCAGGAACTGATGAATCAGCTGAGTTTTTGGCGTTTGTACAATCAGTGCCAGCTAACTGTGTTGCATATGCGGCAGATCCTGAAGCATTTGTTACTTGTTCATATGGCGAATTCATGGCGTCATTACAGCAAGCTGGTGAAGTAGAGAAAATTGCTAATATTCAAGCTGCGTTTACTCAGTTTACTTTTGCAGCTCAAACGGTTTTAGATGGTGCAGATTCTACTAACTATGCGGCAGCGCTTCAGGTAACAGGCACTCCAGTTCATATTAGCTTAGTTGTGGGTGATGGCATGGACAACAAGATGGATACTGTTATCCCTCCTTATACCATGAACAACCCGTTAGCGAGTACCATTCCATTTGCAGCGATGGCAGGGTTAAGTGTTGCAACAGAAACGCAGATGACTGCTGAACCTATGTCATATGTCACTAAGTTCATCAAAGGTCATCATGGGTCGTTACTGACTCCTGCAACCAGAGATGGAGCGGGAGCAACAGCTGAGGAAAGTGCTCGCGCTAATGCAGAAATGCAATTGCAAATGGCGACTTTCTTAGCTAGCCGTGGCCGTATGTTAGTGGTTGGCGATAGTAGTTTATTAACCCAATAA